DNA from Borreliella garinii:
AAGATCTAAATTCACATCCTGTGATAAAGTAGCTATAACTAAATCTCTATTAAAAACCTCAACTCCATCTCTTTCAAAATGAGAAGCTTTCAAAACCTTGGTATCTTTACCGCTAACACTAAAGCTTATTGTCTTTCTTTGCTCTCCTTCTCCAAGTTTCAAATGGATATTTTTAATATTAGCAATGACCTCAAGAGTATCTTCAGAAACTCCAGGAATCAAATCAAATTCACTTGAAACAACCTTTGACGAAGAATCTTTATTGTTAGACTGAATTCTCATAGCAGTAATCGCATACCCTTCAATAGAAGAAAGCAACACGCGTCTTAAAGTATTACCTATAGTAACTCCAAAACCTCTTTCAAAAGGATATATCGTAAATTTACCATAAGATCCATCACCTTGGCTTTTCAAAAATTCAATTTTTTCAGGTATAGTAAAATCTTTCAAAAATTTTTCTACAGGCATCATAACTCCTTCTAGCTAAACTCGTCTGGTTTTTTTCGGTCTACATCCATTATGAGGGATAGGGGTAATATCTGAAATTGACTTTACAGTCATACCAATTGAACCAATAGCTCTTATTGCAGATTCTCTACCAATACCTGGCCCTTTTATATATACATGAACATAATTAATTCCAAAATCTCTTACTTTATTTAAAGCAGATTCTGCTGTTATTTGAGCAGCATATGGAGTCGACTTTTTAGCCCCTTTAAAACCCATTCCGCCGGCACTTGCCCAAGCTAAAGCATTCCCCTTTATATCAGATACAGTAACTATCGTATTATTAAAAGTAGCCTGTATATAAACGTTTCCTTCTCCGATGTTTCTTTTAATTTTTTTTTTACTATTAGTTGATAATTTTGCGCTCAACTTGCCCTCCAAATCTTAAAAACTATTTTACTTACTAGCTATTTTCTTATTAGCTACAGTCTTTCTTTTTCCTTTTCTAGTTCTTGCATTCGTTTTAGTTCTTTGTCCTCTCAAAGGCAATCCTTTTCTATGCCTAACGCCCCTATAACATGCTATATCCATAAGTCTTTTAATAGACATAGCAACCTCGCTTCTAAGTTTTCCCTCTACAACATAATCACTCTCAATTACCTTCCTAAGTCGATTAACCTCATCATTATCCAAATCTTTAGCAATTTTGCTTGGAGAAATACTTGACTTATTGCAAACTTCCAAAGCTCTTGTTCTACCTATACCATAAATAGAAGTAAGCGCTATTTTTAATTGTTTATTACTTGGTAAATCTATTCCCAATATTCTAGCCATCTTATTTCCTCTAATTTTTACTTTTGTCTTTGTTTGTGCTTTAAATTATCACAAATAATCCTTAATACACCTTTTCTTTTTATGACTTTACATTTTTCACAAATTGGCTTTACACTTGCCCTAACTTTCATAGTCAAACACTCCTAAATTTTTTGCAAAAATGCATAATTTTTTTTATTTCTATAAGAAAATCCTTGAGTTTTCAAATAAGCATCAATATGAATCAATGTATCAAGCGCAACTCCTACCATAATAAGCAAAGAAGACCCCCCCATTATCCTAGAAACATCATGCGGAAATCTAAAAATATTTTGCACTAAAAATGGAATAATTGCAATAATTGACAAAAAAATAGATCCTGAAAATAAAGTTTTATTCATAATTTCATCTAAATATTTTTCCATCTCATCAGACTTTATTCCAGGAATAGTGCCTCCGTTCTTACGAATATTATTACTTATTTCTTTAGGACTTAACTGAATCTTAGAATAAAAATACGTAAATCCGATTATTAAGACTACATTCAAGAAAGTATAATAAAATCCGTTGGGCCTTAAATAAGATAAAATTTGTCTAGCTATAGAAGAAGTTTCCGCAAAACCACTTAAAATTTGTAAGGGCAAAGTAATTAAAACAGAGGCAAAAATAACAGGCAAAACGCCCGATGGATTCAACTTGATTGGCAAATATGAACTAACCGTACTATTAGAATTTGCCCTAGCATAATGAATAGCAATTCGCATTTGAGCTTTATATTCATATATAATTAAGATAACAACTAAAATAAATATGCTTATAACAAGTATCACAAAAACAGGATTAACATTTTGAGAAGGATCTTGCATGCTTTGGAATAAGTTAAACAAAGCTGCTTGAAGTCTAACTACTATGCCGGAAAAAATTATCAAAGATGTTCCATTGCCCACACCTCTTTGGTTAATCTGCTCTCCAAACCACAAAAGGATAAATGTTCCTGTAGTAACTGTTAAAATAGCAATAAAAATATACCTATAAAAAGGAATAGTAACGGCACCCGGAATACCCTTAGCATAAAGACTTGTTGCATATCCTTGAACCATAGCTGCAGCTATTGTTAAATATTTTGTATATTTTTTAGTCTTTTGTCTCCCTCCATCACCTTCTTGCATTTTTTTCAAATAAGGAAAAGAATAAACAAGAAGCTGAACAATAATAGATGCTGAAATGTAGGGCCCTATACTAAGCATAAATATAGAAAAATTACTAAAAGCTCCACCTGAAAAAAAATCAAAATAATTAGCAATTGAAAAATCTGATTGTGACTTGAAATAACTTTTAAGCGCTACAGAATCTATTCCTGGTATCGGCAAGTATGAACCAACTCTAAAAAGAAAAAGAATAAATAAAGTAAACAAAAACTTATTTCTTAAATCCTTAACAGTAAATAAACTTAAAAACAATTCTTTCATTTTTATTCCACTTTAAACTAATTTAATAGTACCACCGATTCTTGTTACAAGGCTTTCAGCTGATTTAGAAATTTTAGAAACTTCCAAGGAAACTTTTTTTGTAAGCTCGCCATTAGACAAAATCTTAATTTTTTTATTTTTCTTTCTTATAAGTTTATTTTCAAGCAA
Protein-coding regions in this window:
- the rpsK gene encoding 30S ribosomal protein S11, which produces MSAKLSTNSKKKIKRNIGEGNVYIQATFNNTIVTVSDIKGNALAWASAGGMGFKGAKKSTPYAAQITAESALNKVRDFGINYVHVYIKGPGIGRESAIRAIGSIGMTVKSISDITPIPHNGCRPKKTRRV
- the rpsM gene encoding 30S ribosomal protein S13, producing MARILGIDLPSNKQLKIALTSIYGIGRTRALEVCNKSSISPSKIAKDLDNDEVNRLRKVIESDYVVEGKLRSEVAMSIKRLMDIACYRGVRHRKGLPLRGQRTKTNARTRKGKRKTVANKKIASK
- the rpmJ gene encoding 50S ribosomal protein L36; its protein translation is MKVRASVKPICEKCKVIKRKGVLRIICDNLKHKQRQK
- the secY gene encoding preprotein translocase subunit SecY, coding for MKELFLSLFTVKDLRNKFLFTLFILFLFRVGSYLPIPGIDSVALKSYFKSQSDFSIANYFDFFSGGAFSNFSIFMLSIGPYISASIIVQLLVYSFPYLKKMQEGDGGRQKTKKYTKYLTIAAAMVQGYATSLYAKGIPGAVTIPFYRYIFIAILTVTTGTFILLWFGEQINQRGVGNGTSLIIFSGIVVRLQAALFNLFQSMQDPSQNVNPVFVILVISIFILVVILIIYEYKAQMRIAIHYARANSNSTVSSYLPIKLNPSGVLPVIFASVLITLPLQILSGFAETSSIARQILSYLRPNGFYYTFLNVVLIIGFTYFYSKIQLSPKEISNNIRKNGGTIPGIKSDEMEKYLDEIMNKTLFSGSIFLSIIAIIPFLVQNIFRFPHDVSRIMGGSSLLIMVGVALDTLIHIDAYLKTQGFSYRNKKNYAFLQKI